The following proteins are co-located in the Spirosoma montaniterrae genome:
- a CDS encoding 3-keto-disaccharide hydrolase, producing the protein MKTLNLFLLFCFCVTLSFGQKKDADGWVSLFDGKTFTGWKPAENPATFTIEDGAIVVFGPRAHLFYEGPVGNHNFKNFEWKAQVKTMPGSNSGMFIHTEYQNTGWPAKGYEIQVNQTHTDWRKTGSVYSFQDVKDVFVKDEEWYTEHIIVQGKKITVKVNDQVINEYTEPDTGGRTGGNAGRKLSSGTVALQGHDPKSKVYYKDVMIRILPD; encoded by the coding sequence ATGAAAACCCTCAATCTTTTCCTGCTTTTCTGCTTTTGCGTAACCCTTTCGTTCGGTCAGAAAAAAGACGCCGACGGCTGGGTAAGCCTGTTCGACGGTAAAACCTTTACCGGCTGGAAACCTGCCGAAAATCCTGCTACGTTCACCATTGAAGATGGAGCGATTGTGGTGTTCGGGCCACGGGCACACCTGTTCTACGAGGGACCGGTGGGCAATCATAATTTCAAAAATTTCGAGTGGAAAGCGCAGGTAAAAACCATGCCCGGCTCCAACTCCGGCATGTTCATTCACACGGAATACCAGAACACTGGCTGGCCCGCCAAAGGCTACGAAATTCAGGTTAATCAAACTCATACCGACTGGCGCAAAACGGGCAGCGTCTATTCATTTCAGGATGTGAAAGACGTGTTCGTGAAAGACGAAGAATGGTACACAGAACACATCATTGTGCAGGGCAAAAAGATTACCGTGAAAGTAAACGATCAGGTTATCAATGAGTATACAGAACCCGACACGGGCGGGCGCACAGGCGGTAATGCCGGACGTAAGCTGAGCAGCGGCACGGTAGCCTTGCAGGGCCACGACCCGAAAAGCAAGGTTTATTACAAAGATGTCATGATTCGGATACTACCGGATTGA
- a CDS encoding substrate-binding domain-containing protein has translation MYVSSTFSRYYRRFRVFLRLLLPVAGLGIGMTGCADTEQKATFRIGFSQRTTADTWRKSMRESMNQELSFSPDVDFVVKDAGGQSATQVRQIDELIRQRVDLLIVSPNSARPITPVVERAYQQGIPVIVLDRRTASDQYTAYVGADNVEVGRTAGICANTLLKGTGNIIEIGESPGSSADIDRHRGFAEVVRQHPGLRLVRKLEGDWDKRSFAAELTHLLKTGPSIQLIFAQNDRTALKAFRICQRLGSEKQIKFIGVDGLPGPNEGIDLVNRGILSATVLYPTGGKEAIRTALAILKKQPFKRENRLPITLIDSTNVRIMKLQSDKLIEQQVDIDRQQQRIADLSRTYASQRNRLYVTLVSLLIVVVLGAYALYLVQEKQAAYRRLAVQNDEIRQQKDQIEAVSKQARLATEEKLRFYSYISHEFNTPLSLILTPTEELLTRKHVDERELKNSLSLVQKNAHRLLRLVDQMLDLRKADAGKLLLKAQEEDVVAFVRDIVQDFRGKADKRRIDLRFVSTPPALPLWFDREKLDKVLFNLLSNAFKYTPKSGFIHVRLDHDNVSVCIQVQDNGAGMTADEQTHIFDLFYTGTSQFTLGNGLGLALSREFVTLHHGEISVQSEQGRGTLFTVQLPLGNAHLDPSEISPTAPTRTSLPVDEEWAQAGEAVPTLPRQKLGTLLVIEDHDELREYLTLRLSDRFEVLAESSAERGWELALDIVPDLVISDIMLPGMDGIQFTQQLKADFRTSTIPVILLTAKGQMEHRLEGTRAGADAYIAKPFQMTYLLEIINTTLANRAKWQNRYTSDYLVKTENRQEKKFLNEMTALIEQHLTDSSFGVEQLSREMGLSRVQLYRKAQTLLGKNVTDYFTEIRLKKAKMLLTETTKPIAEIACETGFSSPAYFTTFFKQHTRHTPSEFRKSPEVRAV, from the coding sequence ATGTACGTTTCCTCTACTTTTTCAAGATACTATCGACGCTTTCGGGTTTTCCTCCGGCTGCTTCTGCCTGTAGCTGGTTTGGGAATCGGCATGACCGGCTGTGCCGACACAGAGCAGAAAGCTACCTTCCGCATCGGATTCTCCCAGCGCACTACCGCCGACACCTGGCGCAAATCGATGCGGGAGAGCATGAATCAGGAGTTATCGTTCAGCCCCGACGTTGACTTTGTTGTTAAAGACGCGGGTGGTCAAAGCGCGACGCAGGTTCGGCAAATTGATGAATTGATTCGGCAACGAGTTGATTTACTGATTGTTTCGCCCAATTCAGCCCGCCCCATTACGCCTGTTGTTGAGCGAGCGTATCAGCAGGGTATCCCGGTTATTGTTCTCGACCGGCGCACGGCTTCCGACCAATACACAGCCTACGTAGGAGCCGATAATGTGGAAGTGGGCCGCACGGCGGGTATTTGCGCCAACACGCTCCTGAAAGGTACGGGCAATATTATCGAGATTGGCGAGTCGCCGGGGTCATCGGCAGATATTGACCGGCACCGGGGCTTTGCCGAGGTTGTTCGCCAGCATCCGGGGCTTCGGTTGGTCAGAAAGTTAGAAGGCGACTGGGATAAGCGTTCCTTTGCCGCCGAGCTAACCCATCTGCTCAAAACCGGGCCGAGCATTCAACTTATCTTCGCCCAGAACGACCGCACCGCCCTGAAAGCATTTCGTATTTGTCAGCGGCTGGGGTCAGAAAAACAAATCAAATTTATTGGCGTCGATGGCTTGCCCGGCCCCAACGAAGGTATCGACCTCGTAAATCGCGGCATTCTGAGTGCCACGGTGCTGTACCCGACAGGCGGTAAAGAGGCTATCCGCACGGCTCTCGCTATCCTGAAAAAACAACCCTTCAAACGCGAAAACCGCCTGCCCATCACGCTCATCGACTCCACAAACGTGCGGATTATGAAGCTGCAAAGCGACAAGCTGATTGAACAGCAGGTAGATATTGACCGGCAGCAACAGCGAATTGCCGACCTCAGCCGTACCTACGCATCGCAGCGCAACCGGCTGTACGTCACGCTGGTAAGCTTGCTCATTGTGGTTGTTCTGGGAGCCTACGCGCTCTATTTGGTGCAGGAGAAACAAGCCGCTTACCGCCGACTGGCCGTGCAGAACGACGAAATCCGGCAGCAGAAAGATCAGATTGAAGCCGTGTCGAAACAGGCCCGACTGGCAACGGAAGAAAAACTCCGCTTTTACTCCTACATCTCGCACGAGTTCAACACGCCCCTAAGCCTGATTCTAACGCCAACCGAAGAACTCCTGACCCGCAAACACGTTGACGAACGCGAACTCAAAAATAGCCTGTCGCTGGTACAGAAAAATGCACACCGGCTGCTTCGCTTAGTCGATCAGATGCTCGATTTGCGAAAAGCCGACGCCGGAAAACTACTGCTGAAAGCGCAGGAAGAAGACGTTGTTGCGTTTGTGCGCGACATTGTGCAGGATTTCCGGGGTAAGGCCGACAAACGCCGGATTGATCTGCGGTTTGTGTCGACACCGCCTGCGCTGCCACTCTGGTTCGACCGCGAAAAGTTGGACAAAGTGCTGTTCAATTTGCTCTCGAACGCCTTTAAGTACACGCCCAAAAGTGGCTTTATTCACGTTCGGTTAGACCACGACAACGTAAGCGTGTGCATTCAGGTGCAGGACAACGGCGCAGGCATGACCGCCGATGAGCAGACGCATATTTTTGATTTGTTCTACACCGGTACATCGCAGTTCACGCTCGGCAACGGGCTGGGTTTAGCCCTCTCGCGCGAGTTTGTTACCCTGCACCATGGCGAAATCAGTGTGCAGTCGGAACAGGGGCGCGGCACCCTCTTTACGGTACAACTGCCACTGGGCAACGCTCATCTGGACCCATCCGAAATTAGCCCAACCGCACCCACCCGCACGAGTTTGCCCGTTGACGAAGAATGGGCACAGGCTGGCGAAGCCGTTCCGACACTGCCTCGCCAAAAGTTGGGAACGCTGCTCGTAATCGAAGACCACGACGAACTGCGTGAGTACCTGACCCTGCGCCTGAGCGACCGGTTTGAGGTGCTGGCCGAATCGTCAGCCGAACGCGGTTGGGAACTTGCGCTGGACATCGTACCCGATCTGGTTATCAGCGACATTATGCTACCCGGCATGGATGGTATTCAGTTTACGCAGCAGCTAAAAGCCGACTTTCGCACCTCCACCATTCCGGTTATTTTGCTAACGGCCAAAGGGCAGATGGAACACCGTCTTGAAGGCACCCGCGCCGGGGCCGACGCCTACATTGCCAAGCCGTTTCAGATGACCTATCTGCTCGAAATTATCAACACTACCCTCGCCAACCGCGCCAAGTGGCAGAACCGCTACACGAGCGATTACCTCGTTAAAACCGAAAACCGGCAGGAAAAGAAATTCCTCAACGAAATGACCGCGCTCATTGAGCAGCACCTCACCGATTCGTCGTTTGGCGTGGAGCAACTCAGCCGCGAAATGGGGCTGTCGCGGGTGCAGCTTTATCGCAAGGCGCAGACGCTGCTGGGCAAAAACGTTACCGATTATTTTACCGAAATCAGGCTAAAAAAAGCCAAAATGCTGCTGACCGAAACCACTAAACCCATCGCTGAAATCGCCTGCGAAACGGGCTTCAGTTCGCCCGCCTACTTCACCACGTTCTTTAAACAACATACCCGGCATACGCCTTCCGAATTTCGTAAATCGCCGGAGGTACGAGCGGTTTAA
- a CDS encoding prolyl oligopeptidase family serine peptidase, whose translation MLCLRLSRTMLTICWFATISVTGHAQDAATYQTPPKPLADLVTVPPTPGVSVNSRGDVLLILEQASAPSIAELSQPELRLAGVRINPANNGPTRMRYLTNLKIKRLPAGAEVAVTGLPAQPLISYVQWSPDESKIAFAHSAADRITLYVVDVATAAARPVGTVALNATLGTPYQWVSDNQSLIVRAVPANRGAAPTVNRVPTGPTAQENIGGKRGQAPTYQDLLKNTSDEQQFLYYATAQVMRLGLDGSARPIGEPGVITGAMPSPDGRYVLTETAHRPFSYLVPIYRFPLRTDVFSIDGTLVKTLADTPLQESVPYSPDGAPTGPRDYAWRNDAPASVWYTEAQDNGDPKVKADIRDKVYLIDAPFTAQPKEIYAAAYRFQGFEWGDNNTALASEFWWQTRKTITKLVNPTNWQATTLFDRSYEDRYSDPGDPDTKRNQYGRSVLNLLPSGEVFMINAQGASPDGDRPFVSLLNLKTRQTRELWRSQAPYFEKPVAVLDAARQVILTTRETPDENPNYFIRNLRARIAPIQVTNFPHPYPQLKGVQKQQLRYKRADGVDLTATLYLPADYKKEQGPLPTFLWAYPAEFKSKDAAGQVSGSKYQFNRISYWGAAAFVTMGYAILDNASIPIVGEGDKEPNDTYVEQLVASAKAAIDEGVRLGVTDSSRVGVGGHSYGAFMTANLLTHSRLFKGGIARSGAYNRTLTPFGFQNEQRTYWQAPQVYNAMSPFMNADKMKTPLLLIHGEADNNTGTFPIQSERYYNALKGFGATTRFVLLPYESHGYTAKESLLHMLWEMNNWLDAYVKNPKATASKLSGGK comes from the coding sequence ATGTTGTGTTTACGTCTATCGCGCACAATGCTGACAATCTGTTGGTTCGCCACTATTTCGGTTACGGGCCACGCGCAGGATGCCGCCACCTACCAAACACCTCCCAAACCCTTAGCCGATCTGGTAACGGTGCCGCCCACACCGGGCGTTAGCGTCAATAGCCGGGGCGACGTATTGCTGATTCTCGAACAGGCGTCGGCTCCGTCCATCGCCGAGCTATCGCAGCCCGAACTGCGGCTGGCCGGTGTACGCATCAACCCGGCCAACAATGGCCCTACCCGGATGCGCTATCTCACGAACCTGAAAATCAAGCGATTACCTGCTGGTGCAGAAGTCGCCGTAACGGGTTTGCCCGCGCAGCCACTCATTAGCTATGTGCAATGGTCGCCGGATGAATCGAAAATTGCGTTCGCTCACTCGGCTGCTGACCGGATCACTTTATACGTTGTCGATGTGGCTACGGCGGCAGCCCGGCCCGTTGGTACGGTTGCGCTGAATGCTACGCTTGGTACGCCCTATCAGTGGGTTTCAGATAATCAAAGCCTGATTGTGCGGGCCGTGCCTGCCAACCGGGGAGCGGCTCCTACTGTTAATCGCGTACCGACCGGTCCCACCGCGCAGGAGAACATTGGCGGCAAACGCGGGCAGGCACCTACCTATCAGGATTTGCTCAAAAACACGTCCGACGAACAGCAGTTTCTGTACTACGCCACAGCGCAGGTGATGCGGTTGGGGTTAGATGGCTCGGCCCGGCCCATCGGCGAACCGGGTGTCATTACGGGTGCTATGCCTTCGCCCGATGGTCGCTATGTGCTGACCGAAACGGCCCACCGACCATTCTCGTATTTAGTGCCGATCTACCGTTTCCCGCTTCGTACCGACGTGTTCAGCATTGACGGAACGCTGGTGAAAACCCTGGCCGACACGCCTTTGCAGGAGAGCGTACCCTATAGCCCCGACGGTGCCCCCACTGGCCCGCGCGACTATGCCTGGCGCAACGACGCTCCGGCCTCGGTTTGGTATACCGAAGCACAGGACAACGGCGACCCGAAAGTGAAAGCCGACATTCGCGACAAAGTGTATTTAATCGATGCGCCCTTTACCGCCCAGCCGAAAGAAATCTACGCGGCTGCGTATCGGTTTCAGGGGTTCGAGTGGGGCGACAACAACACGGCCCTTGCCAGCGAATTCTGGTGGCAGACCCGGAAAACTATCACCAAACTCGTGAACCCCACCAACTGGCAGGCTACTACGCTCTTCGACCGTTCGTATGAAGACCGCTACAGCGACCCCGGCGACCCCGATACCAAACGCAACCAATACGGTCGGTCGGTGCTGAATTTGCTGCCATCGGGCGAGGTATTTATGATTAATGCACAAGGAGCCTCACCCGATGGCGACCGCCCGTTTGTGAGCCTGCTCAACCTGAAAACCCGCCAAACCCGCGAACTCTGGCGGTCGCAGGCTCCATATTTCGAGAAGCCGGTTGCCGTGCTCGATGCCGCCCGGCAGGTGATTCTGACCACCCGCGAAACGCCCGACGAAAACCCGAATTACTTTATCCGAAACCTCCGCGCCCGTATTGCGCCCATTCAGGTTACGAACTTCCCGCACCCGTATCCGCAGTTGAAAGGCGTTCAGAAACAACAACTTCGCTACAAACGCGCCGACGGTGTTGACCTGACCGCCACGCTTTACTTACCTGCCGATTATAAAAAAGAGCAGGGGCCATTACCAACATTTTTGTGGGCCTATCCTGCCGAGTTCAAAAGCAAAGATGCCGCCGGGCAGGTGTCGGGGTCGAAGTACCAGTTCAACCGCATCAGCTACTGGGGCGCGGCTGCCTTCGTAACAATGGGCTACGCCATTCTCGACAACGCCAGCATCCCGATTGTGGGCGAAGGCGACAAAGAGCCGAACGATACCTACGTAGAGCAACTCGTGGCAAGTGCGAAAGCGGCCATTGACGAGGGCGTTCGGCTGGGCGTAACCGATTCGAGTCGGGTGGGCGTTGGCGGGCATTCGTATGGCGCATTCATGACCGCCAACTTACTGACCCATAGCCGTTTGTTTAAGGGAGGCATTGCCCGCAGCGGGGCTTACAACCGCACCCTCACGCCCTTCGGTTTCCAGAACGAGCAGCGCACTTATTGGCAGGCTCCGCAGGTGTACAACGCGATGTCGCCGTTTATGAACGCCGACAAAATGAAGACGCCCCTGCTGCTGATTCACGGCGAGGCCGACAACAACACCGGCACCTTCCCCATTCAGTCGGAACGGTATTACAACGCGTTGAAAGGGTTCGGGGCTACCACGCGCTTTGTGCTGCTACCCTACGAGAGCCACGGCTACACGGCCAAAGAATCGCTGCTGCACATGCTCTGGGAAATGAACAACTGGCTCGATGCTTACGTAAAAAACCCCAAAGCCACAGCAAGTAAGTTGAGTGGCGGCAAGTAG
- a CDS encoding sugar porter family MFS transporter, with protein MRQQQRIFLWSITAALGGFLFGFDTAVISGVEQALQGLWHLSVWEHGLTVSMALVGTVLGAMLGGIPAERLGRRKTLFWIAVLYLVSSLGSALAMDWSLFLIFRFLGGLGVGASSVAAPMYITEISPAKSRGRLVALFQFNVVLGILIAYLSNYLLQDIGDNAWRWMLGIQALPSLLFLLAVLTIPESPRWLLLRKGNVAEARDVLRLIDPDTAEQTLDALRHTAEQQTLAHEPARLFSARYKTPVLLAVLFAIFNQVSGINAIIYYAPRIFEMAGLGKSSALLSSAGVGVVNLLFTLLAVNLIDRFGRRTLMLIGSLGLIATLGLVARAFYVEDFGGMAVPVLLFVYIAFFAFSQGGVIWVFISEIFPNEVRANGQALGSFTHWLMAALITFSFPWFAEKLGGAYTFLFFCLMMVLQLVFVLRLMPETKGTSLEQVEKTFVVH; from the coding sequence ATGCGCCAACAGCAACGTATTTTTCTCTGGTCGATCACAGCGGCTTTGGGTGGTTTTCTTTTCGGCTTCGACACCGCCGTTATCTCCGGTGTGGAGCAGGCTCTGCAAGGACTGTGGCACCTGAGCGTGTGGGAACACGGCCTGACCGTTTCGATGGCCCTCGTCGGTACGGTACTCGGTGCCATGCTGGGCGGTATTCCTGCCGAGCGTCTCGGCAGACGCAAAACACTCTTCTGGATTGCCGTTCTCTACCTGGTATCGTCGCTGGGGTCGGCGCTGGCAATGGACTGGAGTTTGTTCCTTATTTTCCGGTTTCTGGGTGGGTTAGGCGTGGGCGCATCGTCGGTAGCGGCACCGATGTACATCACTGAGATTTCGCCCGCCAAATCGCGGGGGCGGTTGGTGGCTCTGTTCCAGTTCAATGTGGTGCTGGGCATTCTCATTGCCTACCTTTCCAATTATCTCTTGCAGGATATTGGCGATAATGCCTGGCGGTGGATGCTGGGCATACAGGCCCTGCCGTCGCTGCTGTTTCTGCTGGCCGTGCTGACTATTCCCGAAAGTCCGCGCTGGCTGTTGCTCCGCAAAGGCAACGTAGCCGAAGCCCGCGACGTGCTGCGACTCATCGACCCCGACACCGCCGAGCAAACCCTCGACGCCCTGCGCCATACTGCCGAGCAGCAGACGCTGGCCCACGAACCGGCCCGGCTCTTTTCGGCCCGCTACAAAACGCCCGTGCTGCTGGCCGTCCTGTTTGCCATCTTCAATCAGGTGTCGGGCATCAACGCCATTATCTACTACGCGCCCCGCATTTTCGAGATGGCTGGTTTGGGCAAAAGTTCGGCTCTGCTGTCGTCGGCGGGTGTAGGTGTAGTGAACCTGCTGTTTACGCTGCTGGCGGTTAACCTCATCGACCGCTTTGGTCGGCGCACCCTGATGCTCATTGGGTCGCTGGGGCTGATTGCCACGCTTGGACTGGTTGCCCGTGCTTTCTACGTCGAAGATTTCGGTGGCATGGCTGTGCCGGTATTGCTATTCGTGTACATCGCCTTCTTCGCTTTCTCGCAGGGCGGGGTTATCTGGGTGTTCATCTCCGAAATCTTCCCCAATGAAGTCCGCGCCAACGGGCAGGCTTTAGGCAGTTTCACCCACTGGCTCATGGCCGCGCTCATCACGTTCTCGTTTCCGTGGTTCGCCGAGAAACTGGGCGGAGCCTACACCTTCCTGTTCTTCTGCCTGATGATGGTGCTGCAACTCGTGTTTGTGCTTCGGCTCATGCCCGAAACCAAAGGCACCAGCTTAGAGCAGGTCGAGAAAACGTTTGTCGTACACTGA
- a CDS encoding PAS domain-containing protein, translated as MLTTSPVDVTYTGPDSLLMGILNASQDAIFVLTAIRNEAGAILDFSYSHANNKVTELFGHSAHTLRQSTFLRLYPSAVDAGLFAQFAVVADSGHPYHDELYYSAEGLDAWYEVSASKLDGVDAVAVTAKDISERKRQEQSVEHENDLVQSMLNGALNGILLLEPVYDEQGHVLDFTIRGSNPAVKAHTGVDPSTTIGQTMQAVYPGYRESGFFDLYCRVLATGVAERKENYYEDAELQGWFEVSAVRQTSPGTGYGIVLTFANTTDARRAQQAVERSAAELQAVIDNSQTGIFVFSPIYDDAGQLVDFRFKAINRMVAALVGQTPDVLTGTPASDWFISYRDTEIFGHYKRTFETGEESRFDINYNVDGFDVWFDVQSVRLGQDVLVTFTDYTALKKAQQADEQRLTDMTRQAELLNSVLNSSISGIMSFESIRDENGRIIDFRFVTVNDACERILNMPLSAIYGQTLLSLFPGNVDTGLFALYVRTVETGEPSRTETYYNLDGLDFWLDISARKLGDGFVVTFNDTSIMKRAAKALEQSAEELQTVIDTSQTGIFLFTPIRNEQGEVVDFRFRVANRMLAAYVGQEPNAVVGELGSRWFPGYKSNGLFENYLKTYLTGEAQRFDFHYDTDGIDVWLDIMATKMGDEVLVTFADYTSLKQLQQQLENTVIDLQRSNRNLEQFAYVASHDLQEPLRKIQAFGDIIETQYAPLLGQEGSDLIRRMTSSAQRMQILIKDVLAYSRIATRREANQPVDLNHIVRDVVGDLETAISEKRAFVQVDPMPTVSGDAAQLRQVFQNLISNALKFMKPGQLPDLRITNEVVTGRQAKIRVLPADLDRKFYQIDVVDNGIGFEPHHAERIFQVFQRLHSRSEYAGTGIGLAIVQRVIENHQGYITAEGRLGEGATFRLLLPA; from the coding sequence ATGCTGACCACTTCACCCGTCGATGTGACGTATACAGGCCCTGACTCACTGCTGATGGGAATTTTGAATGCGTCACAGGATGCTATCTTCGTTTTAACAGCGATTCGCAACGAAGCGGGGGCTATTCTGGATTTCAGCTATAGTCACGCCAATAATAAAGTCACCGAATTGTTCGGTCACTCGGCTCATACGCTCCGGCAGTCGACGTTTCTACGTTTATACCCAAGTGCTGTAGATGCTGGGCTATTTGCCCAGTTTGCGGTTGTGGCCGACTCGGGCCATCCTTACCACGATGAGCTGTATTACAGCGCCGAAGGGCTGGATGCATGGTATGAAGTGTCGGCCAGCAAACTCGACGGTGTCGATGCCGTTGCCGTTACGGCCAAAGACATCAGCGAACGTAAACGACAGGAGCAATCCGTTGAGCATGAGAACGATTTAGTTCAGAGTATGCTCAATGGTGCACTGAACGGTATTTTGCTGCTTGAGCCTGTCTATGATGAGCAGGGCCACGTACTGGATTTTACGATCCGGGGCAGCAATCCGGCGGTTAAGGCGCACACGGGCGTTGACCCCAGCACAACCATCGGGCAAACTATGCAGGCCGTGTATCCGGGTTATAGAGAAAGTGGTTTTTTTGATCTGTACTGTCGGGTGCTGGCAACGGGGGTGGCTGAGCGGAAAGAAAATTATTACGAAGATGCCGAACTACAGGGCTGGTTTGAAGTCTCCGCCGTTCGGCAAACATCGCCCGGTACAGGCTATGGTATCGTACTGACTTTTGCCAATACTACCGATGCCCGCCGTGCCCAGCAAGCCGTCGAACGCTCGGCAGCCGAATTGCAGGCCGTAATCGATAATTCGCAAACGGGGATTTTCGTGTTCAGCCCCATATATGACGACGCCGGTCAACTTGTCGATTTTCGGTTCAAAGCTATCAACCGGATGGTGGCTGCGCTGGTTGGGCAAACGCCCGACGTGCTAACCGGTACGCCTGCCTCTGACTGGTTCATCAGTTACCGCGATACGGAAATATTCGGCCACTATAAACGCACTTTTGAGACGGGCGAAGAAAGCCGGTTCGATATCAATTACAATGTCGACGGCTTCGATGTCTGGTTCGACGTGCAGTCGGTCAGGCTTGGGCAAGACGTGCTGGTGACGTTTACTGACTACACGGCGCTGAAAAAAGCCCAACAGGCCGATGAGCAACGGCTGACCGACATGACCCGACAGGCCGAGCTGCTCAATAGCGTACTGAACAGCTCAATCAGTGGCATCATGTCGTTCGAGTCGATTCGCGACGAAAACGGGCGAATCATTGATTTTCGATTCGTGACAGTCAACGATGCCTGCGAGCGCATTTTAAACATGCCGCTCTCCGCTATCTACGGGCAAACGCTCCTGAGCCTGTTTCCCGGCAATGTCGATACGGGCCTGTTCGCGTTATACGTTCGCACTGTTGAAACGGGCGAACCCTCGCGCACCGAAACGTACTACAACCTCGACGGGCTGGATTTCTGGCTCGACATTTCGGCCCGTAAGCTGGGCGATGGCTTCGTCGTGACATTTAACGATACGTCGATTATGAAACGGGCCGCCAAAGCCCTTGAGCAGTCGGCAGAAGAGCTGCAAACTGTAATCGACACATCGCAGACGGGTATTTTTCTGTTTACGCCTATTCGCAATGAACAGGGTGAGGTGGTTGATTTCCGGTTTCGGGTGGCAAACCGAATGCTGGCGGCCTATGTAGGGCAGGAGCCGAATGCGGTGGTGGGCGAACTGGGAAGCCGCTGGTTTCCGGGCTACAAAAGCAACGGGCTGTTTGAAAACTATCTGAAAACATACCTGACAGGCGAAGCGCAACGATTCGATTTTCACTACGATACCGACGGAATCGACGTTTGGCTTGATATTATGGCCACCAAAATGGGTGATGAGGTGTTGGTAACGTTTGCCGATTACACATCGCTCAAGCAACTTCAGCAGCAATTAGAAAACACGGTGATCGACCTGCAACGCTCGAACCGAAATCTGGAGCAGTTTGCCTATGTTGCCAGCCACGATTTACAGGAGCCGCTGCGTAAAATCCAGGCATTCGGCGACATTATCGAGACTCAATACGCGCCGTTGCTGGGGCAGGAGGGGAGCGACCTGATCCGGCGCATGACCTCGTCGGCACAGCGAATGCAGATTCTGATCAAAGACGTGCTGGCTTATTCCCGCATTGCCACCCGGCGAGAAGCCAATCAACCCGTCGATCTCAACCACATTGTTCGTGACGTGGTGGGTGATCTGGAAACGGCAATCAGCGAAAAACGGGCGTTCGTGCAGGTCGATCCAATGCCAACGGTTTCGGGCGATGCCGCTCAGCTACGACAGGTTTTCCAAAACCTGATTAGCAACGCGCTGAAATTTATGAAGCCCGGTCAACTACCCGATCTGCGCATAACCAACGAGGTAGTAACAGGACGACAGGCGAAAATTCGCGTACTACCTGCCGACCTTGACCGTAAGTTCTACCAGATTGATGTTGTCGACAACGGTATTGGTTTTGAGCCGCACCATGCCGAGCGTATTTTTCAGGTTTTTCAGCGGCTCCATAGCCGGAGCGAATACGCTGGTACGGGCATCGGACTCGCCATTGTGCAACGCGTTATCGAGAATCACCAGGGTTATATCACTGCCGAAGGTCGACTGGGTGAGGGGGCAACGTTCCGGCTGTTGCTGCCCGCGTAG
- a CDS encoding carbohydrate kinase family protein — protein MITCFGEILWDVLPTGKQAGGAPMNVALHLRNFGLDAQLISRVGSDDLGRELLDFLHQKGIPTSYVQVGQSHLTGVAKANVSDANEVTYKLVQPVAWDYIMPEPGLTELVRQSDLFVYGSLAARSPQTRETLLGLLEVANRRVFDVNLRAPHYERATVEDLLHRADIAKLNEHELAELAGWHDFVSDDLHQTMAQVRDRYALQTLCVTLGADGAALLDPSGFYRQPGFSVEVADTIGSGDAFLAAFLHKMVQGETPHNTLAFACATGAYVATQRGATPPFSEQTILHQSFLLPFSE, from the coding sequence ATGATAACCTGCTTCGGTGAAATTCTCTGGGACGTGCTGCCAACGGGCAAACAAGCGGGCGGTGCGCCGATGAACGTAGCCCTGCACCTGCGCAACTTCGGGCTGGATGCCCAACTCATCAGCCGTGTCGGCAGCGACGATCTGGGCCGTGAACTGCTCGATTTTCTGCACCAGAAAGGTATACCGACCAGCTATGTACAGGTGGGACAGTCGCACCTGACGGGCGTGGCAAAGGCTAACGTATCAGATGCCAACGAAGTGACGTACAAGCTTGTACAACCGGTGGCGTGGGATTACATCATGCCGGAGCCGGGCCTGACGGAGTTGGTTCGGCAAAGCGATCTGTTCGTATACGGCAGCCTGGCTGCGCGAAGTCCGCAAACCCGCGAAACGCTGCTGGGCTTGCTGGAGGTTGCCAACCGCCGGGTGTTCGACGTGAACTTACGCGCTCCTCATTACGAGCGGGCCACGGTCGAAGACCTGCTACACCGGGCCGACATTGCCAAGCTGAATGAACACGAACTGGCCGAATTGGCCGGCTGGCACGACTTCGTCAGCGACGACCTGCATCAAACAATGGCCCAAGTCCGCGACCGTTACGCCCTTCAAACGCTCTGCGTGACGCTGGGTGCCGACGGTGCCGCCCTGCTCGACCCGTCGGGTTTTTACCGGCAACCCGGTTTTTCGGTCGAGGTGGCCGATACCATCGGGAGTGGCGACGCGTTTCTGGCGGCTTTTCTGCACAAGATGGTACAGGGCGAAACGCCCCACAACACCCTCGCCTTTGCCTGCGCCACAGGAGCCTACGTAGCCACGCAGCGCGGAGCCACTCCGCCATTTTCCGAGCAAACCATTCTACATCAATCGTTTTTGCTGCCTTTTTCTGAATAA